A window of the Glaciimonas sp. CA11.2 genome harbors these coding sequences:
- a CDS encoding form I ribulose bisphosphate carboxylase large subunit → MGSNDAGQIMDSKKRYSAGVLKYAQMGYWDADYVPKETDILALFRITPQDGVDAIEAAAAVAGESSTATWTVVWTDRLTACDMYRAKAYRVDPVPNNPGQYFCWVAYDLSLFEDGSIANVTASIIGNVFSFKPLKAARLEDMKFPVSYIKTFPGPPTGIIVERERLDKFGRPLLGATTKPKLGLSGRNYGRVVYEGLKGGLDFMKDDENINSQAFMHWRDRFLFVMEAVNRATAATGEVKGHYLNITAGTMEEMYRRAEFAKELGSVVVMVDLVVGWTAIQSMSYWCRQNDMMLHMHRAGHGTYTRQKNHGVSFRVIAKWLRMCGVDHLHTGTAVGKLEGDPMIVQGYYNICRDTQTKMDLERGIFFDQDWGSLRKVMPVASGGIHAGQMHQLLDLFGDDVILQFGGGTIGHPQGIQAGAVANRVALETMVLARNEGRDIKNEGPQILRDAAKWCTPLKAALDTWGEISFNYASTDTSDFAPTASVS, encoded by the coding sequence ATGGGAAGCAACGACGCAGGTCAGATCATGGATTCAAAGAAGCGCTATTCAGCAGGTGTTTTGAAATACGCCCAAATGGGTTATTGGGATGCAGACTATGTGCCGAAGGAAACAGATATCCTGGCCCTCTTCCGTATCACGCCACAAGATGGCGTTGATGCGATTGAGGCCGCTGCCGCAGTCGCCGGGGAATCATCGACTGCGACCTGGACCGTCGTATGGACTGATCGCCTGACCGCTTGTGATATGTATCGTGCCAAAGCGTATAGGGTTGATCCGGTACCGAACAATCCTGGTCAATATTTTTGTTGGGTCGCCTACGATTTGTCATTGTTTGAGGACGGTTCCATTGCCAACGTTACCGCGTCGATTATCGGTAATGTATTTAGTTTCAAACCGTTAAAAGCAGCACGTCTGGAAGACATGAAGTTTCCGGTTTCCTATATCAAAACCTTCCCAGGTCCACCGACCGGGATCATCGTTGAGCGTGAACGCCTGGATAAATTTGGACGCCCTTTGCTCGGTGCGACGACCAAACCTAAATTGGGTTTGTCAGGACGTAACTACGGCCGCGTTGTTTACGAAGGTTTAAAGGGTGGACTCGATTTCATGAAGGATGACGAGAACATTAATTCGCAAGCGTTCATGCATTGGCGCGATCGTTTTCTGTTCGTGATGGAAGCGGTCAATCGCGCCACCGCAGCAACCGGTGAAGTCAAAGGTCATTACCTGAATATCACTGCTGGAACGATGGAAGAAATGTATCGTCGTGCCGAGTTCGCTAAGGAGTTGGGATCGGTGGTCGTCATGGTCGATTTGGTAGTCGGCTGGACTGCGATCCAATCGATGTCTTACTGGTGTCGTCAGAACGACATGATGCTGCACATGCATCGTGCTGGTCATGGCACTTATACACGTCAGAAGAACCACGGCGTCTCGTTCCGCGTGATTGCAAAATGGCTCCGTATGTGCGGTGTCGATCACTTGCATACAGGTACAGCAGTTGGCAAGCTTGAAGGCGATCCAATGATCGTGCAGGGTTATTACAATATTTGCCGCGATACACAGACCAAGATGGACTTGGAGCGCGGAATATTTTTTGATCAGGATTGGGGCTCATTGCGCAAGGTGATGCCGGTCGCTTCCGGTGGCATTCATGCGGGACAAATGCACCAGTTGCTGGACCTGTTTGGCGATGATGTGATATTGCAGTTCGGTGGCGGTACGATCGGTCATCCGCAAGGCATCCAGGCGGGCGCAGTTGCTAACCGCGTGGCGTTGGAGACGATGGTATTGGCGCGTAATGAAGGCCGCGATATCAAAAATGAAGGACCACAAATCCTGCGTGATGCAGCCAAGTGGTGTACACCATTGAAAGCGGCGCTTGATACATGGGGTGAGATTTCATTCAACTATGCATCAACCGATACGTCTGATTTTGCACCGACTGCTTCGGTTTCATAA
- a CDS encoding LysR family transcriptional regulator, translating into MRRYTLRQLDTFLLVARELSVSGAAEKMHVTQPAVSMQMRQLEEAIGIPLYEQIGRKIRLTDAGQDFQQYAIGAIAQLKQLEDAMAERRGLKKGRVELAIVSTAKYFVPMLLVLFRKKFPAIEVVLQIHNRESIMNLLARNEIDLVIMGHAPDTLDCTANIFATNPLGVISAPQHPLSRRRNAPLSILEHHEFVVREKGSGTRQLMERLFAEYKINPPIVMEMPSNETIKQAVMAGMGLSFLSLRTIRHELASGHLVLLDIEGLPIVRHWHVTHLTSKRLSPAAHVLKTFLIEEAAPLINLWA; encoded by the coding sequence ATGCGCCGCTACACTCTTCGTCAGCTGGATACTTTTCTTTTGGTCGCACGCGAACTATCGGTCTCCGGCGCGGCAGAAAAAATGCACGTCACGCAGCCTGCGGTATCGATGCAAATGCGGCAACTTGAGGAAGCCATCGGCATCCCGCTGTATGAACAGATTGGTCGCAAGATTCGCCTGACGGATGCGGGCCAGGATTTCCAACAATATGCGATTGGGGCCATTGCACAATTGAAACAACTAGAAGATGCGATGGCAGAAAGGCGTGGACTCAAGAAGGGACGCGTGGAACTGGCAATCGTCAGCACGGCGAAGTATTTTGTGCCGATGCTATTGGTATTGTTTCGCAAAAAATTCCCTGCAATTGAAGTCGTACTGCAAATACACAATCGTGAAAGCATCATGAATTTGCTTGCGCGCAATGAGATTGATCTGGTAATCATGGGCCATGCGCCGGATACGCTGGATTGCACCGCCAACATATTTGCTACCAACCCGCTAGGTGTTATCAGCGCACCGCAGCATCCGCTGTCGCGCAGACGAAATGCGCCGCTGTCGATCCTCGAACACCATGAATTTGTCGTACGAGAAAAAGGCTCGGGAACGCGCCAATTGATGGAACGCCTGTTTGCGGAGTACAAGATCAATCCACCCATCGTGATGGAAATGCCGAGCAATGAAACGATCAAACAGGCGGTCATGGCGGGCATGGGACTGAGTTTTTTATCGTTGCGGACGATCCGGCACGAACTGGCATCCGGGCATTTGGTTTTGTTGGATATTGAAGGATTACCGATTGTGCGACACTGGCACGTGACGCATTTAACGTCAAAAAGGCTCTCACCAGCGGCCCACGTATTAAAAACATTTCTGATCGAAGAAGCAGCGCCGTTAATCAATCTTTGGGCTTAA
- a CDS encoding cytochrome b, whose product MTTPTKYASNDRSRGTFGGMLAGYRLPAIALHWLVGLLIIGMLILGYYMINVPKGTPGRAFYFNLHKSIGVMTGVLILIRLAWRLTHRAPPLPNAMPRWEARAAQWSHRLLYLCMIVQPTSGYISSSFNKYGVKFFGIPLPKWGWEDPGLRDLFGLIHYVAGAVFTALVVLHVLAAFKHLLIDRDGIFQRILRP is encoded by the coding sequence ATGACCACGCCAACCAAGTACGCGTCTAACGACAGGTCAAGAGGCACGTTCGGCGGCATGTTAGCCGGTTACCGCTTGCCTGCGATCGCCCTGCATTGGCTGGTTGGATTGTTAATCATCGGGATGCTTATATTGGGCTATTACATGATCAATGTACCCAAAGGCACGCCGGGGCGCGCGTTTTATTTTAACCTGCATAAATCCATCGGAGTGATGACCGGCGTATTGATATTGATACGTTTGGCCTGGCGTCTTACACACCGTGCGCCGCCGTTGCCGAACGCCATGCCGCGCTGGGAAGCACGTGCTGCGCAATGGAGTCATCGCCTATTGTATCTATGCATGATTGTGCAGCCGACGAGTGGTTATATATCGTCGTCGTTCAACAAATATGGTGTGAAGTTTTTTGGCATTCCTCTACCTAAATGGGGCTGGGAAGATCCGGGTTTGCGCGATCTTTTTGGCCTTATCCATTATGTGGCAGGTGCGGTATTTACGGCACTGGTCGTGCTGCATGTTTTGGCCGCTTTCAAGCATCTGCTGATTGATCGGGATGGCATTTTTCAACGCATATTACGGCCATAA
- a CDS encoding beta-propeller fold lactonase family protein, with the protein MKCHFLRKNSSNVALNGLPICASHTSGAAFGAVRGAILIGAVLSVFSLGLLPGIASASPFAYVPNEKSGTISIIDTANDTVVGEIKAGTKPRGLAVRHDGKALYVSDQPTNSLSIVDLGSRAVVGSVAVGESPEGVGISPAGDWIVAASEITNSVNFISTATNKQEFIIKTKGKNPEHAEFSPNGKWLYVSAEEADSIDIIDMTKREQVDLVKLGKRPRGIAFTPDGTRAYIAAELESMVYVVDVATHKVIAQVKAGTFSNGVTMAPNGKRVYISNGKDYTVSVIDTATNTVVATVPVGKRPWNMAITPDGKKLYVANGRSNSVSVIDTDTNLVSKEIPVGELPWGVAIR; encoded by the coding sequence ATGAAGTGTCATTTTCTGCGTAAAAATTCTTCAAACGTTGCCCTCAATGGTCTTCCTATCTGTGCATCGCATACTTCTGGCGCCGCTTTCGGCGCGGTGCGTGGCGCGATCTTGATCGGTGCAGTGTTATCAGTTTTTTCACTCGGACTGTTGCCAGGCATTGCCAGCGCCAGTCCTTTTGCTTACGTACCTAACGAAAAATCGGGCACTATTTCTATTATTGATACCGCCAACGATACCGTCGTTGGCGAAATCAAGGCAGGCACCAAGCCACGCGGTCTGGCAGTGCGCCATGATGGAAAAGCCTTATACGTCAGTGACCAACCGACCAATTCGTTATCAATCGTTGACTTGGGTAGCCGAGCAGTTGTCGGCTCTGTAGCAGTCGGAGAGTCGCCTGAAGGTGTGGGGATTTCACCGGCTGGTGATTGGATCGTGGCAGCAAGTGAAATTACCAACTCGGTGAATTTCATTTCCACGGCGACAAACAAACAAGAATTCATCATCAAGACGAAGGGTAAGAATCCGGAACATGCGGAATTTAGCCCGAATGGTAAATGGCTTTATGTCAGCGCTGAAGAGGCAGACTCGATCGATATCATTGACATGACCAAGCGTGAGCAAGTTGATCTGGTCAAGCTCGGAAAACGTCCTCGCGGCATCGCCTTCACGCCCGACGGCACGCGTGCTTACATCGCAGCGGAACTTGAAAGCATGGTCTATGTAGTCGATGTTGCGACCCACAAAGTGATCGCGCAGGTAAAGGCTGGCACGTTCTCGAACGGCGTCACCATGGCTCCAAATGGCAAACGTGTTTATATTTCGAACGGTAAAGACTATACAGTCTCGGTCATCGATACTGCGACCAATACCGTGGTGGCGACTGTTCCGGTCGGCAAACGTCCGTGGAATATGGCGATCACACCGGATGGCAAAAAATTGTATGTTGCCAACGGTCGCTCTAACTCGGTATCAGTCATTGATACCGATACCAACCTGGTGAGTAAAGAAATCCCTGTCGGTGAATTACCTTGGGGCGTCGCTATCAGATGA
- a CDS encoding TonB-dependent receptor, whose amino-acid sequence MLQGPVFAAGGAVVADEKLSEIVVNGTTPLPGLGLPLRDVAANIQTVAGKEITRQHAGNITEFLEQNLNSVTINSAQGNPYQPDVNYRGFTASPLLGTPQGLSVFQDGVRINEPFGDVVNWDLLPQSAIANLQVMPGSNPVFGLNTLGGALAITTKDGRNNPGGQVEVSGGSFGRKTVEVEQGGTVGNIDYFLTANDSKDKGWGDHNPSSVKQFFGKLGYQDADTRVALSLTAADNDLQGTQTIPRAFLNNRRQAYTFPDENINRAQLWNLSASHFFNEKLQLSTNAYYKNYHNNNISSNVNGDYDAVNNPVPANNTRSVIDQGSYGFGAQLSYLGKLGNMNNQLVVGVSGDFANSRFKQSRQDADFTASRDTIGLDAFMSGTDAKTHNSNLAIFISDTLALNDQWSLTGSGRYNYARVNISDQTGNQPLLNGKNTFTRFNPGVGLTYNPSPAITAYATYNEGMRTPTAIELACADPNAPCSLPNDFIADPALKPVIARTGEFGLRGKLGPVSSWSASIFRTALDNDIQFISSSGASASTGYFQNVGKTRRQGAEVAAHTMVGPVGVTASYSYIDATYQTGFDEHSASNSSASAAGVITVNRGNKLPGIPENTLKLRFDYAPTSSWNIGTNVVYRSNVYARGDENNQDTNGKIPGYTMVNLDTTYSLTKQLQIFARIDNLFNRQYANFGVIGQNFFNGPGHSFDGGSISNEQFIGPGAPRGGWIGLRYSWS is encoded by the coding sequence ATGTTACAAGGCCCCGTTTTTGCCGCTGGTGGTGCAGTTGTAGCCGATGAGAAGTTATCCGAGATTGTTGTTAACGGAACCACGCCGCTTCCTGGCCTCGGTTTGCCATTGCGCGACGTTGCCGCAAATATACAAACAGTCGCGGGAAAAGAGATTACGCGTCAACACGCTGGCAATATCACCGAATTTTTGGAGCAAAACCTGAATAGCGTCACGATCAATTCGGCGCAAGGCAATCCGTACCAGCCCGACGTCAATTATCGTGGCTTCACCGCATCGCCACTTTTAGGCACGCCACAAGGTCTTTCTGTGTTTCAGGACGGTGTGCGTATCAATGAGCCGTTTGGCGATGTTGTCAATTGGGATTTGTTGCCACAATCAGCTATTGCGAACCTGCAAGTAATGCCGGGTTCGAACCCGGTATTTGGCTTAAATACGCTCGGCGGTGCGCTCGCGATCACAACCAAAGATGGTCGAAATAACCCGGGCGGTCAGGTCGAAGTCTCTGGTGGATCGTTCGGTCGCAAGACGGTAGAAGTGGAGCAGGGCGGAACGGTTGGCAATATCGATTATTTTCTGACTGCCAACGACTCAAAAGATAAAGGGTGGGGCGATCACAATCCGAGTAGCGTAAAGCAATTTTTCGGTAAGCTCGGTTATCAGGACGCTGACACAAGGGTAGCGCTCAGTTTGACGGCGGCTGACAATGACTTGCAGGGTACGCAAACTATCCCGCGCGCATTTTTAAATAATCGCCGTCAGGCCTATACCTTCCCGGACGAAAACATCAACCGTGCGCAGCTTTGGAATTTGTCGGCGAGCCACTTCTTCAATGAAAAATTGCAGTTGTCGACCAATGCGTATTATAAAAACTACCATAACAATAATATTAGTAGTAACGTCAATGGGGACTACGACGCCGTTAATAATCCGGTGCCGGCTAATAATACCCGTTCGGTCATTGACCAAGGCAGTTATGGTTTCGGGGCGCAACTAAGTTATTTGGGTAAGCTGGGCAACATGAATAACCAACTGGTGGTTGGTGTATCCGGCGATTTTGCTAATTCACGCTTCAAGCAATCAAGACAGGATGCTGATTTCACTGCTAGCCGGGATACGATTGGTCTGGACGCCTTTATGTCTGGAACTGACGCCAAAACCCATAATAGCAATCTCGCCATTTTTATTTCCGATACATTAGCGCTCAACGACCAATGGTCATTGACCGGCTCTGGTCGCTATAACTATGCACGGGTGAATATTAGTGATCAAACGGGTAATCAGCCATTATTGAACGGGAAAAATACGTTTACTCGTTTTAATCCCGGCGTTGGCCTGACGTACAATCCGAGCCCGGCGATCACTGCCTACGCCACCTATAACGAAGGCATGCGCACCCCAACTGCGATCGAACTGGCTTGCGCCGATCCAAACGCTCCTTGTTCGTTACCGAACGATTTCATCGCCGACCCTGCATTAAAGCCGGTTATCGCCAGAACGGGTGAATTTGGTCTACGTGGAAAATTGGGTCCCGTATCCAGCTGGAGTGCTTCGATATTTAGAACCGCACTGGATAACGACATCCAATTTATCAGCAGCAGCGGCGCATCTGCCAGCACCGGATACTTTCAAAATGTGGGCAAGACCCGTCGGCAAGGAGCAGAAGTTGCAGCCCATACGATGGTCGGACCAGTCGGCGTGACAGCGAGTTATAGCTATATCGATGCAACCTATCAGACCGGCTTCGACGAGCACAGCGCCAGTAATTCAAGCGCCAGTGCAGCGGGTGTTATCACCGTCAATCGCGGCAACAAGTTGCCGGGTATTCCAGAAAATACCCTCAAGCTGCGCTTTGACTATGCACCAACGTCAAGCTGGAACATTGGTACTAATGTGGTCTACCGCAGTAATGTTTATGCGCGTGGCGACGAAAATAATCAGGATACGAACGGCAAGATTCCTGGCTACACAATGGTTAATCTTGACACCACGTATTCGCTTACCAAGCAATTGCAAATCTTTGCTCGGATAGATAATTTATTTAATCGTCAATATGCAAATTTTGGCGTTATCGGTCAAAATTTTTTCAATGGGCCAGGGCATTCGTTTGACGGTGGCAGTATCTCCAACGAGCAATTTATCGGCCCAGGCGCACCGCGTGGTGGTTGGATCGGTTTGAGATACTCGTGGAGCTGA
- a CDS encoding ankyrin repeat domain-containing protein, which translates to MRVVRSITFSIIFLILGSGWLNAVHANDEQVDLNRQALAAARSGNAKTFKEFIELGASPNTRNRIGDSLLMSAIKNGQTDILLMLIERGADVNLANVARVTPLMAVAYYGRPAMAQILIDKKADVNAVDQMHKPAMVYAAGTGQTEIVNMLLKTGATSGIKVNTVYPNGLTALMWASGAGHLATVQALLDQGADVNMVDNRGKTALQMADENSQLDVVKLLKPL; encoded by the coding sequence ATGCGCGTAGTTCGATCAATCACTTTTTCAATCATTTTTTTAATACTAGGATCGGGATGGCTGAACGCCGTCCATGCCAACGACGAGCAAGTGGACTTGAATCGCCAGGCTTTAGCTGCCGCTCGAAGCGGAAATGCAAAAACGTTCAAAGAGTTTATCGAACTTGGGGCATCGCCCAATACGCGCAATAGAATCGGCGACTCGCTATTGATGAGTGCCATCAAAAACGGACAAACGGACATCCTTCTAATGCTGATAGAGCGCGGGGCGGACGTTAATCTGGCAAACGTTGCGCGGGTGACGCCTTTAATGGCTGTCGCTTATTATGGTCGGCCTGCCATGGCGCAGATTTTGATCGACAAAAAAGCCGACGTCAATGCGGTCGATCAAATGCACAAACCCGCCATGGTCTACGCGGCCGGTACCGGACAGACCGAGATCGTAAACATGCTGTTAAAGACCGGCGCTACCAGCGGCATTAAAGTTAATACAGTGTATCCAAACGGGCTTACCGCGCTGATGTGGGCTAGCGGTGCCGGTCACCTAGCGACGGTTCAAGCACTGCTGGATCAGGGTGCAGACGTGAACATGGTCGACAACCGTGGCAAAACCGCATTGCAGATGGCAGATGAAAATAGCCAGCTGGATGTCGTCAAACTGCTAAAACCACTGTAA
- a CDS encoding pyrroloquinoline quinone-dependent dehydrogenase, producing MRISSYKTIGQFALAASMIVAAGMSSGQETEGGAGIKIQPMSQALAPVSQAMLDGAAKDSKNWLHTNGDYGQTRFYPSAQINSKNVATLKPKFIFQTAVVESMETAPIVVNGVMFLTTAYNHVYAVDAVTGQEFWHFKHKMGPVTTFCCGPNNRGVAVSDGKLYMGTLDSKLIALDTKTGKLLWETEIADPEKGYSETMAPTVIDGKVLIGTNGGEYGIRGFVKAFDTNTGKLVWTFYTIPEKGHEGVWAKNDATGRDMHRDIAAEKVAFAKKSNFHETLGGGVWTTPAIDRATKTVYFVVGNPSPDLYGAERPGDNLYTDSLVAIDLDTGAYKWHFQYIAHDVWDLDAVSPPILVDVKDKSGKMIPAIVHAGKTGHVYVHDRRDGSLIRFSDAMIPQENMWTLPTATGARMLPGANGGVEWSPMAYNAGARLTYALNLNQPMTYQVDGSNYPNGKLWLGGAFKNAAGEEQSGNVTAVNIDTGKIAWQAKTDQPMIGGALATAGNLVFAGEGNGWFKAYDAKTGKLLWKFQCGAGVNAPPVSYSVNGKQYIAVAAGGNSQMDFKRGNSIFVFGL from the coding sequence ATGCGTATTTCAAGTTATAAAACAATAGGGCAATTCGCTCTGGCAGCAAGCATGATAGTTGCCGCAGGAATGTCCAGCGGGCAAGAAACCGAAGGCGGTGCCGGTATTAAAATACAGCCAATGTCGCAAGCGCTGGCTCCCGTCAGCCAAGCGATGCTGGATGGTGCTGCTAAAGACAGCAAAAACTGGTTGCACACGAATGGCGACTACGGCCAGACGCGCTTTTATCCATCTGCGCAAATCAATTCGAAAAACGTTGCAACACTGAAGCCTAAATTTATTTTCCAGACTGCTGTTGTTGAGTCGATGGAAACTGCGCCAATTGTGGTCAATGGCGTCATGTTTCTGACCACCGCCTATAACCACGTGTACGCAGTTGATGCAGTCACCGGTCAGGAATTCTGGCATTTCAAACATAAGATGGGGCCAGTGACGACGTTCTGTTGCGGTCCAAACAATCGCGGCGTCGCGGTCTCAGACGGTAAGCTCTATATGGGCACACTAGACTCCAAGCTAATTGCGCTGGACACCAAGACCGGTAAGCTATTGTGGGAAACTGAAATCGCTGATCCTGAAAAAGGCTATAGCGAAACAATGGCACCAACTGTTATCGACGGTAAAGTCCTGATCGGCACAAACGGTGGTGAATATGGTATCCGTGGCTTCGTCAAAGCATTCGATACTAATACCGGCAAGCTGGTCTGGACGTTCTACACCATTCCAGAAAAAGGTCATGAAGGCGTATGGGCGAAAAACGACGCAACCGGCCGTGATATGCACCGTGACATCGCTGCTGAAAAAGTCGCGTTTGCCAAGAAATCCAACTTCCATGAAACCTTGGGCGGCGGTGTCTGGACTACTCCGGCAATTGATCGCGCCACTAAGACGGTGTACTTCGTAGTCGGCAATCCATCGCCTGACCTATACGGTGCAGAGCGCCCTGGCGACAACTTGTATACTGATTCACTGGTCGCCATCGACCTTGATACCGGTGCATACAAATGGCATTTCCAGTACATCGCGCACGACGTATGGGATCTGGATGCTGTAAGCCCACCGATTCTGGTCGATGTTAAAGACAAGAGCGGCAAGATGATTCCTGCAATCGTACACGCTGGCAAAACTGGTCACGTCTACGTGCATGATCGTCGCGACGGTAGTTTGATTCGTTTTTCAGATGCGATGATTCCACAAGAAAACATGTGGACTTTGCCTACTGCAACCGGTGCACGCATGTTGCCGGGCGCAAATGGTGGTGTTGAATGGTCGCCAATGGCCTACAACGCAGGTGCACGTTTGACCTATGCGCTGAACCTGAATCAACCGATGACTTATCAGGTTGATGGATCGAACTATCCAAACGGCAAGCTATGGCTTGGCGGCGCGTTCAAAAACGCAGCTGGCGAAGAGCAATCGGGTAACGTAACGGCTGTGAATATCGATACCGGCAAGATCGCATGGCAAGCAAAAACCGACCAACCAATGATCGGTGGCGCGTTGGCAACTGCTGGCAATCTGGTGTTTGCAGGCGAAGGTAATGGCTGGTTCAAGGCCTACGACGCAAAAACCGGCAAACTGCTCTGGAAGTTCCAGTGCGGCGCGGGCGTGAATGCACCACCAGTATCGTACTCAGTCAACGGTAAGCAATACATCGCCGTTGCTGCAGGCGGTAATTCACAAATGGATTTCAAACGCGGCAATAGTATTTTTGTGTTTGGTCTGTAA
- a CDS encoding c-type cytochrome produces the protein MKASHIIFAVLTTLSIQSHAVDIEAGKKKAETCMACHGAGGNSVMPLIPVLAGQNARYLYLELRDFKEGARVNPMMSPMAANLSKEDMQDLAAYFAAQTPTAIKFTADPARVKLGFAKAEQVLCSMCHLGGMKGQNEIPKLSGQHYEYIVKQLTDFRARNRTNDAGNMTAVSKNLTDDDIINLSQYIANIN, from the coding sequence ATGAAAGCTTCCCATATAATTTTTGCGGTGTTGACCACGCTTTCCATTCAGAGTCACGCCGTTGATATCGAAGCGGGTAAGAAAAAAGCCGAGACCTGCATGGCCTGTCATGGAGCAGGCGGCAATTCGGTTATGCCTCTGATTCCAGTGCTTGCAGGACAAAATGCGCGTTACTTGTATCTGGAACTACGAGATTTTAAAGAGGGTGCGCGTGTGAACCCGATGATGAGCCCAATGGCGGCAAATCTATCGAAGGAAGACATGCAGGATTTGGCAGCCTATTTTGCGGCGCAAACACCGACAGCGATTAAATTCACCGCTGATCCGGCTCGGGTAAAACTGGGTTTTGCCAAAGCAGAACAGGTGTTGTGTTCCATGTGTCACTTGGGCGGAATGAAAGGACAAAATGAAATTCCAAAACTGTCCGGACAGCACTATGAATACATAGTGAAGCAATTGACGGATTTCAGAGCACGCAATCGCACCAATGATGCGGGCAATATGACGGCCGTAAGCAAGAACCTGACCGACGATGACATCATCAACCTGTCGCAGTACATTGCTAATATCAACTAG
- the pqqA gene encoding pyrroloquinoline quinone precursor peptide PqqA gives MNWTTPAFTDMRFGFEITMYIANR, from the coding sequence ATGAACTGGACTACACCTGCTTTTACAGATATGCGTTTTGGCTTTGAAATCACGATGTACATTGCAAATCGTTAA
- the pqqB gene encoding pyrroloquinoline quinone biosynthesis protein PqqB: MKIIVLGSAAGGGFPQWNCNCHNCNGLRNGTINATARTQSSIAVSANDTDWVLINASPDILTQIRNTPALQPNRHKRDSGIAAVVLMDAQIDHVTGLLMLREGKQLPIYCTPSVWDDLTTGLPLMHVLSHYCGVQWHPLPTNNQFTHYPAIQIPGIEGISFTPLPLKSKAPPYSPHREQPQVGDNIGLLIEEIATGKKLFYAPGLGQLEPHIKAAMHSADCVLVDGTLWTEDEMITLGFSKKKSADMGHLPQSGPGGMIEVLDAIGAPRKILIHINNTNPILDADSHQRATLTQHGIEVAFDGMEITL; this comes from the coding sequence ATGAAAATCATCGTATTAGGTTCGGCAGCTGGTGGTGGTTTCCCGCAATGGAATTGCAATTGCCATAATTGCAACGGCCTGCGTAACGGCACCATCAACGCAACAGCGCGTACGCAATCTTCGATTGCTGTCTCAGCCAACGATACCGATTGGGTATTGATCAACGCATCACCCGATATACTGACTCAAATTCGCAACACACCAGCGCTACAACCGAACCGTCACAAACGTGATTCCGGTATTGCAGCGGTGGTGTTGATGGATGCACAAATCGACCATGTCACCGGATTATTGATGCTGCGCGAGGGCAAGCAGCTACCCATTTATTGCACACCATCTGTCTGGGACGACCTCACGACAGGACTGCCGTTAATGCATGTGTTGTCGCATTACTGCGGCGTCCAATGGCATCCATTGCCAACCAATAATCAGTTCACGCACTACCCAGCGATACAAATTCCAGGCATCGAAGGTATTAGCTTTACGCCGCTGCCACTCAAAAGCAAAGCACCGCCTTATTCCCCGCATCGCGAGCAACCGCAAGTAGGTGACAATATCGGGCTGTTGATCGAAGAGATCGCTACCGGGAAAAAATTGTTTTACGCACCCGGTTTGGGCCAGCTGGAACCACACATCAAGGCGGCGATGCATAGCGCAGATTGCGTATTGGTCGATGGCACTTTATGGACAGAAGACGAAATGATCACGCTGGGATTTTCTAAAAAGAAATCAGCTGATATGGGTCATTTGCCGCAATCCGGTCCCGGCGGCATGATTGAAGTGCTGGATGCTATCGGAGCGCCCCGCAAAATTCTGATTCACATTAACAATACCAATCCTA